A single window of Sporosarcina sp. Marseille-Q4943 DNA harbors:
- the secDF gene encoding protein translocase subunit SecDF: MKKRSRIVSFLLLLVLLGSLIGGTVKPIIKDVRLGLDLQGGFEVLYEVQPLKGKEGQKITEDIVADTAGALRNRVDVLGVSEPIIQVESNNRIRVQLAGVEDQESARELLSTQANLTFRDADDNLMLDGNDLKEGKAKANFGQNGNPVVTLEMKDPDKFGQVTAEIKAKAPENVMVIWMDFEEGVDSYKEERMKEKPKFISAPYVSQVINSSNVEISGSFTVEETKSLAGILNAGALPVHLEEIYSTSVGAQFGAQALDKTILAGIVGISLIFIFMLIYYRIPGFVAIITLSVYIYLILTVFTSINGVLTLPGIAALMLGVGMAVDANILTYERIREELRVGKSVKTAFSVGAKSAFTAILDANITTLLAAVVLFIFGTSSVKGFATMLIISILVSFLTAVWGSRLLLGLLVNSGMLDGKTGLFGISKSRVHAPEENVDTLDLTTKFDRFDFVHSRKKFYVISMALIIAGIIVLGIFKLNLGIDFAGGTRVEILSDKPLTAEEVSGTLEKIGHPSTDIVISGDTNNIGVARYKEEFKQETVNKFKKDLEAHYGSDPNISTVSDTVGKELAGNALKALLVAALGIVVYVAFRFEWRMGVSSIIGLIHDAFFMVAVFSISRLEVDITFIAAVLTIVGYSINDTIVTFDRIRENLHKVGKINDAKELADIVNKSLRQTLGRSVNTVLTVVFVVVALIALGAEAIRPFSIALLIGLLAGTYSSIFISAQIWFDLKKKELEKAGTLKVDKEKKQWGSDEPVV; this comes from the coding sequence ATGAAGAAAAGAAGCCGGATCGTATCGTTTCTATTATTGCTCGTCTTGTTGGGATCATTGATAGGCGGTACGGTAAAACCGATTATTAAAGATGTAAGGCTCGGCCTGGATCTGCAAGGGGGCTTCGAAGTCCTTTATGAGGTTCAGCCACTTAAAGGTAAAGAAGGCCAAAAAATTACGGAAGATATTGTAGCCGATACAGCGGGCGCATTACGTAACCGTGTCGATGTGCTCGGAGTAAGTGAGCCCATCATTCAAGTCGAATCAAATAACAGGATTCGCGTGCAATTAGCCGGTGTGGAAGATCAGGAATCGGCTCGTGAGCTATTATCCACTCAAGCAAACCTGACATTCAGGGATGCGGACGACAATCTTATGTTGGATGGAAATGATTTAAAAGAAGGAAAGGCGAAAGCCAACTTCGGTCAAAATGGTAATCCTGTCGTTACACTTGAGATGAAAGACCCTGATAAATTCGGGCAAGTGACAGCTGAAATTAAAGCAAAAGCTCCCGAAAACGTTATGGTCATCTGGATGGACTTTGAAGAAGGCGTCGATTCATACAAAGAGGAAAGAATGAAGGAAAAACCAAAATTCATTTCTGCGCCTTATGTAAGTCAAGTTATCAATTCATCTAATGTTGAAATTTCAGGAAGCTTCACAGTGGAAGAAACTAAGAGCTTGGCAGGCATTTTGAATGCCGGGGCACTCCCAGTCCATCTAGAAGAAATATATTCTACTTCTGTTGGTGCTCAATTCGGAGCACAGGCGTTGGATAAAACGATTCTTGCTGGAATCGTTGGTATATCTCTTATTTTCATTTTCATGCTAATTTATTACCGTATTCCTGGATTTGTGGCAATTATTACACTATCCGTCTATATCTACCTGATCCTTACTGTCTTCACAAGCATTAACGGAGTTCTTACACTTCCGGGAATTGCAGCTCTGATGCTCGGGGTCGGTATGGCAGTCGATGCGAATATCCTGACATACGAGAGGATTAGAGAAGAACTCCGTGTAGGGAAATCAGTAAAGACAGCTTTCTCGGTAGGTGCGAAATCTGCGTTCACTGCCATATTGGATGCCAATATCACAACTTTGCTCGCAGCTGTTGTCCTATTCATTTTCGGGACAAGCTCCGTCAAAGGCTTTGCAACAATGCTAATCATCAGTATCCTCGTCAGCTTCTTGACAGCTGTTTGGGGCTCACGTCTATTGCTGGGTCTTCTCGTCAATAGCGGGATGCTTGATGGCAAGACAGGTCTATTCGGAATTTCGAAAAGCCGGGTCCACGCACCTGAAGAAAATGTGGACACGCTTGACCTTACAACGAAATTTGACCGGTTTGACTTTGTTCATTCCCGTAAGAAGTTCTATGTCATTTCGATGGCATTGATTATTGCTGGAATCATTGTTCTCGGGATCTTCAAATTAAACCTCGGGATTGACTTTGCAGGCGGTACGCGTGTTGAAATCTTATCGGACAAACCTTTAACCGCCGAGGAAGTCTCTGGTACTCTTGAGAAAATCGGCCACCCTTCAACAGACATCGTCATTTCCGGCGATACGAACAATATTGGTGTTGCTCGTTATAAAGAAGAATTTAAGCAAGAAACTGTCAACAAGTTCAAAAAAGATTTAGAGGCTCACTACGGTTCTGACCCGAACATTTCTACAGTTTCTGATACAGTTGGTAAAGAACTTGCTGGAAATGCGTTGAAAGCATTGCTAGTCGCTGCACTTGGTATCGTCGTCTATGTCGCATTCCGTTTCGAATGGCGCATGGGTGTTTCCTCAATTATCGGCTTGATCCATGATGCATTTTTCATGGTAGCCGTGTTCAGTATATCAAGGCTTGAAGTGGACATTACATTCATCGCTGCCGTATTAACGATTGTCGGATATTCGATCAACGATACAATCGTAACGTTCGACCGAATCAGGGAGAACTTGCATAAAGTCGGCAAGATCAACGATGCAAAGGAGTTGGCGGATATCGTTAATAAATCACTCCGTCAAACATTGGGACGTTCAGTGAACACCGTCTTGACAGTCGTCTTTGTCGTCGTTGCATTGATCGCCCTCGGAGCGGAAGCGATCCGTCCATTCTCGATCGCCTTACTGATCGGATTGCTCGCTGGAACGTATTCTTCCATCTTCATCTCAGCTCAAATCTGGTTTGACTTGAAGAAGAAAGAACTTGAAAAAGCGGGCACATTGAAAGTCGATAAAGAGAAAAAGCAATGGGGTTCTGATGAGCCGGTAGTCTGA
- the yajC gene encoding preprotein translocase subunit YajC, which yields MNGDMFGTLLPIIAMFAIMWFLLIRPAQKRQKQTKQMQESLKRGDKVITIGGLHGVIDAVDDTSVFLKVADGTTLQFDRQAVGRVVDASAS from the coding sequence ATGAATGGTGATATGTTCGGTACGTTGCTACCAATTATTGCAATGTTCGCAATCATGTGGTTCCTATTGATTCGACCTGCACAAAAAAGGCAAAAACAGACAAAGCAAATGCAAGAAAGTTTGAAGCGCGGCGATAAAGTCATTACAATCGGCGGTCTTCACGGCGTAATTGACGCTGTCGATGACACATCCGTCTTTTTGAAAGTTGCAGACGGCACAACATTGCAATTCGATAGACAAGCTGTCGGGCGCGTTGTGGATGCAAGCGCATCATAA
- a CDS encoding lipopolysaccharide assembly LapA domain-containing protein: MKMQWSLILSILFAIIIAVFAILNVESVQVNYLFGKAHLPLILVILFTALLGAAISGFMAMFRSIRSNRQINELKKEMTAKEITIATQQNEIAALQHLAEPIIKDEKL; this comes from the coding sequence ATGAAGATGCAATGGTCGTTAATACTTAGTATTCTTTTTGCCATTATCATTGCCGTTTTCGCCATACTTAACGTCGAATCTGTCCAAGTGAACTACTTGTTCGGAAAAGCGCATCTGCCACTCATCCTCGTCATTCTTTTCACAGCACTGCTCGGCGCGGCCATCAGCGGTTTCATGGCGATGTTCAGATCTATTCGATCTAACAGGCAGATCAATGAATTGAAAAAGGAAATGACCGCAAAGGAAATCACGATTGCAACACAGCAAAATGAAATAGCCGCGCTTCAACATCTAGCAGAACCAATCATCAAAGATGAGAAGCTGTAA
- a CDS encoding post-transcriptional regulator yields the protein MTIQFEQIFKHAIPAIQSKRDEFRLYGYPTVTNEEIWKYCIRKKWRKKNVSTMRIHEIVNGVLSLTPAEFMTYTQIEEQRGSNWFSDLNNDELQLLLSPKSKS from the coding sequence GTGACGATTCAATTCGAACAAATATTTAAACATGCCATACCTGCTATTCAAAGCAAACGGGATGAATTCCGTCTATACGGCTATCCAACGGTGACGAATGAAGAAATATGGAAATATTGCATACGTAAGAAATGGCGGAAGAAAAATGTGTCGACAATGCGGATCCATGAAATTGTAAATGGCGTGTTGTCATTGACTCCTGCTGAATTTATGACATATACACAAATCGAGGAACAAAGGGGTTCCAACTGGTTCTCGGATCTGAACAATGATGAGTTGCAGCTGCTTCTTTCACCGAAAAGTAAGTCATGA
- the recJ gene encoding single-stranded-DNA-specific exonuclease RecJ, with the protein MIESMKTWTINRPDETIVNTFMKELSIPSIHAKILVSRGFSDVEEAKSFLHMEENCLHDPFLLYDMDKAVERIFKAVETGEQITVYGDYDADGVTSVTVLTTALEQLGANVDFAIPNRFEHGYGPNIELFDELHKKGTSLIITVDNGISGLDAVAYAKSVGMDIIVTDHHEIGDELPIADAIIHPRHPDGNYPFGELAGVGVAFKLACALLGEVPEELYEIAAIGTVADLVPLKDENRFIVKEGIRRMRRSERPAIQALVKVSGTDQHTLSEESLGFMIGPRLNAPGRLGSADSAVHLLKTEDRLEAMSIAEQLDTLNKERQGLVTKIADEADRAMIDMYGDMLPYVIVIAGEGWNPGVVGIVASRLTEKYYRPSIVLSIDRETGIAKGSGRSIAGFDLFKELSKTADVLSHFGGHEMAAGMSLQLEDVDTLRSRLNDQGKLNLTDDMLTPKLKIDVPLEVGEIDVEVLEAMELLRPFGVAFEKPVFLIENLSASSVRKIGAAKNHLKLELSDGVDSLDVIGFGNGSIADEMSPGVTLSVTGDLQVNEWNGRKKPQMLLNDIQSKDRQLFDLRGIREPNRWISIIPKKNNLFIAFQETSIPYFKPILKNVEIHQFGEVELSETDHVIILDMPAGTEQMKELIEKTNPKRVYAHFFVNESLYFEGIPGREHFGWYYSFLKKRGSFDLRKQGQELSKHRGWKVDTIYFMTKVFSELGFVKIESGLVHVMEDAGKKSLSEAPSYQQRERQIELEKMLVYAPYMELKNWFDEICKETVNREEQLWI; encoded by the coding sequence TTGATAGAATCGATGAAAACATGGACGATCAATCGTCCCGATGAAACAATCGTAAATACATTCATGAAAGAGCTTAGTATCCCTTCAATCCATGCCAAAATCCTCGTTTCACGAGGCTTTTCGGATGTGGAGGAAGCTAAGTCCTTCTTACATATGGAAGAAAACTGTTTGCACGACCCGTTTTTGCTTTACGATATGGATAAAGCAGTCGAGCGTATTTTCAAAGCGGTCGAAACAGGTGAACAGATAACCGTCTATGGCGATTACGATGCGGATGGAGTTACGAGCGTCACCGTATTGACGACTGCTCTCGAACAGCTTGGTGCGAACGTTGACTTTGCCATTCCGAACCGGTTCGAACACGGCTATGGGCCGAATATCGAGTTGTTTGATGAATTGCACAAAAAGGGCACTTCATTGATCATCACTGTCGATAATGGAATCTCTGGTTTGGACGCAGTTGCTTATGCCAAATCCGTCGGGATGGATATCATTGTGACCGATCACCATGAAATCGGGGATGAACTTCCGATAGCAGATGCAATCATTCATCCGCGGCATCCGGATGGGAATTACCCTTTCGGCGAGCTTGCGGGTGTAGGCGTTGCCTTTAAGCTGGCTTGTGCCTTGCTAGGAGAAGTGCCGGAAGAGCTGTATGAAATTGCTGCTATCGGCACTGTCGCCGATCTCGTTCCGTTGAAGGATGAAAACAGATTCATCGTCAAGGAAGGGATCAGGCGGATGAGGAGGTCGGAACGGCCAGCCATACAAGCGCTCGTAAAAGTGAGTGGAACCGATCAGCATACTCTATCCGAGGAATCACTCGGTTTCATGATCGGCCCGCGATTGAATGCACCAGGGCGTTTAGGCAGTGCGGATTCGGCTGTCCATTTGTTGAAAACGGAAGATCGATTGGAAGCGATGTCGATTGCCGAGCAGTTGGATACGTTGAATAAGGAAAGACAGGGGCTCGTCACTAAAATAGCGGATGAGGCGGATCGGGCGATGATTGACATGTATGGAGATATGCTGCCGTATGTCATCGTCATTGCAGGGGAAGGCTGGAATCCAGGTGTCGTCGGTATTGTTGCATCCCGGTTGACCGAAAAGTATTATAGACCGTCGATTGTCCTTTCCATAGACCGTGAAACGGGAATTGCGAAAGGTTCCGGCCGGAGCATTGCGGGTTTTGATTTATTCAAAGAGCTTTCGAAGACTGCGGATGTCCTTTCCCATTTTGGTGGCCATGAGATGGCGGCGGGCATGTCGCTTCAGCTGGAGGATGTCGATACGCTCCGCAGTCGATTGAATGATCAAGGGAAATTGAATTTGACAGACGATATGCTCACTCCGAAATTGAAGATCGATGTTCCGCTTGAAGTCGGAGAAATCGATGTCGAAGTTTTGGAAGCGATGGAATTGCTCCGACCATTCGGAGTGGCGTTTGAGAAGCCTGTTTTTTTAATTGAAAACCTTTCTGCATCTTCCGTGAGAAAAATCGGTGCAGCAAAAAATCATTTGAAGCTTGAATTGTCCGATGGGGTAGATTCACTTGACGTCATCGGCTTTGGAAATGGGTCAATCGCTGACGAAATGAGTCCAGGCGTAACACTATCCGTCACCGGAGATTTACAGGTGAATGAATGGAACGGCCGTAAAAAACCGCAAATGTTGCTTAACGATATTCAGTCAAAAGATCGGCAGTTATTCGACTTGCGAGGGATACGGGAGCCGAATCGCTGGATTTCCATCATCCCGAAAAAAAATAATTTATTTATTGCATTCCAAGAAACATCAATCCCCTATTTCAAGCCGATTTTGAAAAATGTAGAAATCCATCAGTTCGGTGAAGTGGAGCTGTCTGAAACCGACCATGTGATCATATTGGATATGCCGGCAGGGACGGAGCAGATGAAAGAATTGATTGAAAAGACGAATCCAAAACGGGTGTACGCCCATTTCTTTGTCAATGAATCCCTGTATTTTGAAGGGATTCCGGGACGCGAGCATTTCGGCTGGTATTACAGCTTTTTGAAGAAGCGTGGCTCATTTGATTTACGGAAGCAAGGACAGGAATTATCTAAGCATAGAGGTTGGAAGGTAGATACGATTTATTTCATGACAAAGGTGTTTTCTGAGCTTGGATTTGTTAAGATAGAGAGTGGTCTTGTTCATGTCATGGAGGATGCAGGGAAGAAAAGCCTTTCCGAGGCACCTTCTTACCAACAGAGAGAGCGTCAGATTGAATTGGAAAAGATGCTTGTATATGCACCATATATGGAACTGAAAAATTGGTTCGATGAAATCTGCAAAGAAACCGTCAATAGGGAGGAACAATTATGGATTTGA
- a CDS encoding adenine phosphoribosyltransferase: MDLKSFVTIVPDYPKEGISFKDITTIMDNGEAYKYATDQIVEFARKVGTDIIVGPEARGFIIGCPVAYALEVGFAPVRKPGKLPRETIAVEYDLEYGKDSLTIHKDAIKPGQRVLIVDDLLATGGTVGATVELVEKLGGVVAGCAFLIELSYLNGREKLEGYDIQALITY; this comes from the coding sequence ATGGATTTGAAAAGTTTCGTGACAATCGTCCCGGACTATCCGAAAGAAGGCATCAGCTTTAAAGATATTACGACAATCATGGATAACGGGGAAGCGTATAAATATGCGACCGATCAGATAGTCGAATTTGCAAGGAAAGTGGGGACGGATATTATCGTCGGTCCCGAAGCGAGGGGCTTCATCATCGGATGTCCTGTCGCGTATGCATTGGAAGTAGGTTTTGCACCAGTCCGTAAACCAGGTAAATTGCCGCGGGAGACGATTGCGGTTGAATACGATCTTGAGTATGGCAAGGATTCTTTGACCATCCATAAGGATGCCATCAAGCCTGGTCAACGTGTGTTGATCGTGGACGATCTGCTTGCTACAGGCGGAACGGTCGGCGCAACTGTTGAACTTGTGGAAAAATTAGGTGGAGTAGTTGCAGGATGCGCTTTCTTAATTGAGCTGTCCTATTTGAATGGCCGTGAAAAGCTAGAAGGCTATGATATTCAAGCACTTATCACTTATTGA
- a CDS encoding polysaccharide biosynthesis protein has product MSTFIRGTAILMIAVFMSKLLGFVYRIQFMRVAGEEAVGIYMTAYPAFIFFLSLVQLGVPIAVAKVIAELKVKGETAKLPAVMKTATFITIITGAVFIPLSILFIPYLSETLLGSAATSTTLYVGIAIIPIAAVCGLIRGYFQGIVRIEETAWSQIIEQLFRIVLITWLLPMLLVPDNNPMNAAYAMGITLLAEGLSACYLWFKYQQHKRRDRKPVVKKVRYPMEPLLSIALPSSGSRLFGTFTWFLEPIIFLRALSMAGVGAVAATSLYGVISGVLIPLLLFPSFIPYALSVVLVPAVSGAAASSNKQKLRERIHLALRLSALTGAFAAAVFYIHGQELAEKLFHISDGGSYMSLLAPIFFFYYIQSPLYSILQATGDAKAGMMNSVYGGIAKLGVMFVLASQPGLQETGAVVAIGFGVLVTSFLHIATLRKNKAAAAGFTMFALPYVSFIMTAVIRPIFIPIGQFGLLTECVITTVFLLVILLLFGQVKKNDVLMLKRLTKIY; this is encoded by the coding sequence TTGTCCACTTTCATCCGTGGAACTGCCATACTGATGATTGCCGTTTTCATGTCCAAGCTATTGGGATTCGTCTATCGCATCCAATTCATGCGAGTGGCGGGAGAAGAAGCGGTCGGCATTTATATGACCGCCTACCCCGCTTTCATATTTTTCCTCTCGCTCGTCCAATTAGGTGTGCCGATTGCCGTTGCGAAGGTGATTGCGGAATTGAAAGTGAAAGGCGAAACCGCGAAGCTTCCTGCTGTAATGAAAACAGCGACTTTCATTACAATTATCACAGGGGCGGTATTCATCCCACTATCTATTCTTTTCATCCCGTATTTATCGGAAACCTTATTGGGGAGCGCAGCTACTTCCACTACATTATATGTGGGGATTGCCATCATTCCGATTGCCGCTGTTTGCGGGTTGATCCGCGGATATTTTCAAGGGATTGTCAGGATTGAAGAAACGGCCTGGTCTCAAATTATTGAACAATTATTCCGGATTGTTTTGATTACATGGCTCTTGCCAATGCTGCTCGTCCCGGACAATAACCCGATGAATGCCGCTTATGCGATGGGCATCACATTGCTTGCGGAAGGACTGTCAGCCTGTTATCTCTGGTTCAAATATCAACAACATAAACGCCGTGATAGGAAACCTGTAGTAAAGAAAGTGAGATATCCGATGGAGCCACTCCTATCTATTGCACTTCCATCATCAGGAAGCAGATTATTCGGGACTTTCACGTGGTTCCTCGAACCGATCATTTTTTTGCGTGCCCTTTCAATGGCAGGGGTCGGGGCAGTGGCGGCCACATCGCTCTATGGGGTCATCTCTGGTGTTCTCATCCCATTGCTGCTCTTTCCCTCATTCATTCCTTACGCGTTGTCTGTCGTGCTCGTGCCGGCTGTGAGCGGAGCTGCAGCTTCGAGCAATAAACAGAAGCTTCGAGAGCGGATTCATTTGGCGCTGCGCCTTTCCGCTTTGACCGGTGCTTTTGCAGCAGCCGTATTTTATATTCATGGGCAGGAGCTTGCAGAAAAGCTTTTCCATATTAGCGATGGCGGGTCCTATATGTCATTGTTAGCACCGATCTTTTTCTTCTATTACATCCAAAGCCCGTTGTATTCCATATTGCAAGCGACAGGGGATGCAAAAGCCGGGATGATGAATTCGGTTTACGGGGGAATTGCCAAACTGGGTGTCATGTTCGTATTAGCATCCCAGCCTGGACTGCAGGAGACCGGGGCAGTGGTTGCAATCGGATTCGGGGTTCTAGTTACGTCCTTCCTCCACATCGCAACGTTGCGGAAAAATAAAGCCGCGGCAGCCGGATTTACGATGTTCGCCCTGCCGTATGTATCCTTCATCATGACAGCAGTCATACGTCCTATCTTCATCCCGATAGGCCAGTTCGGGTTACTGACCGAATGCGTTATTACAACCGTATTTCTTCTAGTCATCTTGCTGCTGTTCGGGCAAGTGAAGAAAAATGATGTCCTCATGCTCAAAAGGCTGACGAAGATTTACTGA
- the tgt gene encoding tRNA guanosine(34) transglycosylase Tgt has protein sequence MAAITYEHIKTCKQTGARLGIVHTPHGSFETPAFMPVGTQATVKTMSPEELKEMGAGIILGNTYHLWLRPGHDVIKEAGGLHKFMNWDRPILTDSGGFQVFSLSEFRKIEEEGVHFRHHLNGSKLFLSPEKAMEIQNDLGSDIMMAFDECPPYPATFEYMKASVERTSRWAERCLKAHARPEDQALFGIVQGGEFEELRKQSAKDLVSLDFPGYAIGGLSVGEPKDVMNRALEFTTPLLPENKPRYLMGVGSPDSLIDGAIRGVDMFDCVLPTRIARNGTLMTSEGRLVVKNAKYERDFGPLDPNCDCYTCKNYSRAYIRHLIRANETFGIRLTSYHNLYFLLRLMDQIRDAIRNDRLGDFREEFFEQYGFNKPNAKNF, from the coding sequence ATGGCAGCAATTACTTACGAACATATAAAAACGTGCAAGCAGACAGGGGCTCGTCTCGGTATCGTCCATACGCCACATGGTTCATTTGAGACGCCGGCGTTCATGCCTGTCGGGACGCAAGCGACTGTGAAGACGATGTCGCCGGAAGAACTGAAAGAGATGGGTGCAGGCATTATCCTCGGCAACACGTATCATCTTTGGCTGCGCCCGGGTCATGACGTTATTAAGGAAGCGGGCGGTCTCCATAAATTCATGAATTGGGATCGGCCGATCTTGACGGATTCAGGCGGTTTTCAAGTGTTTTCATTAAGTGAATTCCGTAAAATTGAAGAAGAAGGCGTCCATTTCCGTCATCACTTGAACGGAAGTAAGCTTTTCCTAAGCCCTGAAAAAGCGATGGAAATTCAAAATGACCTTGGTTCGGATATTATGATGGCTTTTGACGAATGTCCTCCGTATCCCGCGACATTCGAATATATGAAGGCAAGTGTGGAAAGGACTTCAAGATGGGCGGAGCGCTGCCTGAAAGCCCATGCTCGACCAGAGGATCAGGCGCTATTCGGAATTGTCCAAGGGGGCGAATTCGAGGAACTTCGCAAACAAAGTGCGAAAGACCTTGTCTCGCTCGACTTCCCTGGATATGCAATCGGCGGATTGTCCGTCGGTGAGCCGAAAGATGTCATGAATCGCGCTCTAGAATTTACGACTCCGCTATTGCCTGAAAACAAACCGCGCTATTTGATGGGTGTCGGTTCTCCTGATTCCTTGATTGACGGAGCGATCCGCGGAGTGGACATGTTTGACTGCGTATTGCCAACACGTATTGCGAGGAATGGTACGCTCATGACTAGCGAAGGACGCCTCGTCGTGAAAAATGCAAAATACGAGAGGGATTTCGGGCCGTTGGATCCGAATTGCGATTGCTATACTTGTAAAAATTATAGCAGAGCTTATATCCGGCACTTGATCCGAGCGAACGAAACATTCGGCATCCGATTGACTTCCTACCACAATCTCTACTTCTTGCTACGGTTGATGGATCAGATCCGGGACGCAATCCGCAATGATCGTCTCGGCGACTTCAGGGAAGAATTTTTTGAACAATACGGATTTAATAAACCAAATGCAAAAAACTTTTGA
- a CDS encoding DUF421 domain-containing protein has product MNEFLIIGFRTIFLYAFIVVILRVMGKREVGELGVLDVVVFIIMAEVVAFSLDSPEKKLIHSIFPVLLLLGIQLLTSYISMKSKKFRDIVDGDPTLIIQDGIIQEEQMRKQRYNLDDLFQQLREQQIGSVREVSYAYLEPSGNLSVFTYENTQPVLALISDGVIQSRHVQMIGKSEKWLVGKLKEQGVNDVEHIFYCSFEQGELHYQLKKDYQ; this is encoded by the coding sequence ATGAATGAATTCTTAATTATCGGATTCAGGACAATTTTTTTGTATGCATTCATTGTGGTCATTCTTAGAGTGATGGGAAAACGGGAAGTAGGCGAGTTAGGCGTTCTCGATGTCGTCGTTTTTATCATTATGGCAGAAGTGGTCGCATTTTCATTGGATTCGCCGGAAAAGAAATTGATTCACTCTATATTTCCCGTTCTTCTTCTGCTCGGCATCCAGTTGCTGACATCCTACATTTCCATGAAGAGTAAAAAGTTCAGGGATATCGTCGACGGAGACCCTACTTTGATTATTCAGGACGGAATTATACAGGAAGAGCAGATGAGAAAACAGAGATACAATTTGGACGACTTATTCCAACAGCTTCGCGAACAGCAAATCGGTTCGGTTCGCGAAGTGTCCTATGCATATTTGGAGCCTTCCGGCAATCTGTCAGTATTCACATACGAGAACACTCAGCCGGTCCTTGCCCTCATTTCTGACGGCGTAATCCAAAGCCGCCATGTCCAAATGATCGGGAAATCCGAAAAATGGCTCGTCGGAAAGTTGAAAGAACAAGGTGTGAATGACGTCGAACATATCTTCTATTGTTCATTTGAGCAAGGGGAATTGCACTATCAACTAAAGAAAGACTATCAGTAA